The Acinonyx jubatus isolate Ajub_Pintada_27869175 chromosome F2, VMU_Ajub_asm_v1.0, whole genome shotgun sequence DNA window CTGATGCAGGAGTACAACGTGGGCATGTCCACCCTGTACGACATCAAGGCCCACAAGGCGCAGCTGCTTCGGTTCTTTGCCAACTCGGATTCCAACAAGGCCCTGGAGCAGCGGCGCACCCTGCACACGCCCAAGCTGGAGCACCTGGACCGCGTCCTGTACGAGTGGTTCCTGGGGAAGCGCGCCGAGGGCGTGCCCGTGTCGGGCCCCATGCTCATCGAGAAGGCCAAGGACTTCTACGAGCAGATGCGCCTGACGGAGCCCTGCGTGTTCTCTGGCGGGTGGCTGTGGCGTTTCAAGGCCAGGCACGGCATTAAGAAGCTGGACGCGTCCGGCGAAAAGCAAGCGGCCGACCACCGGGCGGCAGAGCAGTTCTGTGGCTTTTTCCGGAGCCTGACCGCCGAGCACGGCCTGTCCCCGGAGCAGGTATACAACGCTGACGAGACCGGCCTTCTCTGGCGGTGCCTGCCGACTGCCAGCCCGGAAGGCGGGACGGCGCCCGGCGTCAAGCAGAACAAGGACAGGCTGACCGTCCTCATGTGCGCCAACGCCACCGGCTCGCACAAGATCAAACCCCTGGTGATCGGGAAGCGCGGCGGCCCCAGGGCCTTCCGGGGCATCCAGCACCTGCCGGTGGCGTACAAGGCCCAGGGCAACGCCTGGGTGGACAAGGAGATCTTTTCCGACTGGTTCCATCACATCTTTGTTCCCTCGGTGAGGGAGCACTTCCGAGCGGTGGGCCTGCCCGAGGACGGCAAGGCCATCCTCCTGCTGGACGGCGCCCGGGCGCGCCCGCGGGAGTCCCAGCTGGTTTCCGACAACGTCCTCACCGTCTTCCTGCCCGCGGGCGCCACCTCCTCCATCCAGCCCATGGACCAGGGCATTCGGAGAGATTTCCTGAGGAATTTCATCAACCCCCCCGCCACGCTGCAGGGCCGTCACCCCCGTTACAGCATGAACGATGCCATCGTCAGCGTGGCCTGCGCCTGGAGCGCGGTGCCCCGCCACGTCTTCAGCCGGGCCTGGAGGAAGCTGTGGCCCGCGGTCACGTTCGCCGAAGGCTCGTCTTCTGAGGAGGAGCCGGAGCGTCTCCAAACGAAGCCTCACGACCAAACTTTCGCGCACATCCCGGAGCTCGGGAGAGAGGCCCCGGCCCGCCCCGGCAGCCGGCTTCACCGGGGCGCGGCCGCCGAGGGAGACGGGCTGGGATGCGAGGCCGGGGAGGGCCTGGCCCCGTCCGCGGGGGGCCCAGAGCAGGTGGAGAAGGATGGCGACGAGGCGGCCTGGGAGCAGGCGGCCTCGGCCTTTGACTCTGTCGTCCGCTTCGCCGAGGGACAGCCCTGCTTCACGGCGCAGGAGGTGGGGCAGCTGCGCGCGCTGCGCTCGGTGTTCGCGAGGCAGCGGCAGGCGAAGGGGCGGCGCGTGGCCCTCAGGGCCGCGGTCAAGCTCGAGGCCCCCCAGGagctctcccctctgccctgctcgtCCGCGGCGGCCGAGGACTGATGGCTGGGGGCGCTGTAGAGCCGGGCAGAGCTCGCCCAGGAGGCTGGGCGCCCGGTGTGGGGTCTCGGCGACTTGGGGCGGCCCATGCCGCGTGTTCTGGTTCGTCGCGGGCCTGTCGTGTTTTCTGGCGCGTGAACGTGAGGAGCCCTTTCTGGAAGGGTCCGCCAGACCGAAAGTCTAGCGGAACATCCTGTGACCGGAGCCCAGGACCGTGCCGGGCGGACTCTGGCCTCGTGCGCGCTGGCTGAGCCCTGCTGTGTGTGCGGGTGGAGACGTCTGTCCGTCCGGGAGGAGAAAAGCCGGTCCTTGGGCCAAGCAATGGCAGTACCTGCGGCCACTGGACCGGGTCAGCGTCACCCACGGCCTGCCCCTCCGTCCCCTCGGGCCCGGGTCTGCCGTGTGGCCGCCATCCCTGCGTCAGGTGGGCGCGACGGCTGGGACTCCGCTTCTGACCGTGAGTCGGCAGAGCCCTCGCCTGCGGCTTCGAAGGCACACGTCGTCACCCTGTTCGCGTGTCCCTACTTCAGTCGCGGGCTCACTCAGCCGCCCCGGCCTCCCGCGCGTTCCTCCTGGGACCCCAGGGCGTGGGGGCCGCACGCTGCGCTGGCGTGACAGAGTCACTTCCCACAGCGCAGGCAGGACCGTCGCCCCGGGCTGCCCGCTGCCCCGAGGGGCCCGTGGTGCACTGCCGGCAGGCCTGGTGTCCGGGCTCCAAGTTCACCATTCGCTCCCGGGGATTCTGCGCTTCCCGCCTTCACGCTGACGAATCTTGAGGAGGCGCTCGGAAATGAGGCTGAGGTTTGCGCACACGCGACCCGGCGCTGGAACGAGCTGCTTAGGTTTCTAGCGATGCTTGAACTCCTGCGGTCGGCCCTTCCCACCTCTGTGCCGCGTGCGGGCAGGAGCCGGCGGCACCACCTGGCCGTGGGAAGACGCGGTCCCTCCCGTGTCTCCCGGATGCTTCCGGCCTCGCCGGCACCGCTGCGGCCCCTTGCCGGCCGTGCTCCCCTCCCCACGTGTCCTCTCACCTCCGTGCCCCTGGATTCACGGCCTGGTGGCCGAGCTGGCGTGACGTTTTCCTTCCTCCGTTTGCCGTGTGTCCCTCCGGGAGCCGCGGGAACGGTGCTTTCACGTCTTTCTGAACACGGGAGacggctgctgctgctgtggggCAGCACGTGGGCCGTGCGTGCTTTCTGTGCACGTGTGAAGATAGTGAACTAAGCACGGGCCTTTTTAAGAGTCTCGTCGCCGAGTCCTAGGGCCGGATGGCTCCAGGCAGGGCTGTGTCGCTGTCGCGTCCTCTCCTTCGTGTGTGTTGGGGCCACTGCTGTCGAATCGCAGCTGCCTGCGGCCTGGAGGGAAGTTCGGTGTCGGGAGTCACCGGAGCGCTGCCCTCGGCGGTGGCGATGGGCAGCGGAGAGGCGGACGGACGTCCTGAGAAGCTCTCCCCGCACAGCCCGGCGTGGTTCTCGACTGTGCTGGGCGGTGTcgtgagggaggggagagcagaTGGGGTTCCTGGCCGCCTCCTAGGTCCCCTGTGGATGCCTTGTCCCCGTCAGACCCTAGACCCCAGGCCATGGATTCTCTCAGCGCCCTCACCACCTGCCCCGTCCTGGCCGTTTTGGAACCTAACGATAAATGCTCGTCACCAGATggcctttggggggggggggggtgtctgtcCTCCAGGCGCTCCTTCCAGAACCAGCCACGGTGCCGCGCTGCTCGGAGGTTCTGGGCGGAACAGGACAGGCAGGCCTCTGGCGAGCAAGCTTCCCTGGACCGCAGACCGAGGTACATGGCCACGTGCAAGGGCTCGCACAGGCCTCCACGCCCACCTGTCCTCCGAGGGCCCTCCCAGCTGCTTGCCCATCCCTCCTTGCCCAGCTTCGGGCTCGGTGGTCAGAACGTTTTAGCCTCAGAATCTTTTTTCCCAAACATTGCCGGGTGGAACCCTGTGAGACTGGATGTGAAATTGGAACAGGGTAGAACCagtccccccttccttcccccccccagtTGCTGCTGAGGCAGGAAGCCTGGGCTCCCTGTCCCTGCGAGCCCTGGCCATCTTGTCCTTCTGGCCCAGCCTGCACCTCTTCTGCTTAGTCCCACCTGGGCCAGAAGGCAGCCCGGGGCCACGGCAGTCAGACGTGGTTCTGGAGGGATAGGGGTTGGAGGCGGGGGTACGCAGAGAGGCAGACTGGGTTCTTTCCTGGCAGCCCGTGCCGCAGGGGAAGCAGAATTTGGGGCGAACAGGACCCACCCATGCTGCCTCCGAGGGCCCGCCTGAGCATCTCTGGGGAGGAGGTGCCCCGGGTGCCAGCTGTGGCGGGCTCTCCTGGCGTGGGAGCATGCGGACGGTTCGTTCGCAGGCGTGATGTGTGTTAAGTGCCCGCCCTGTGCTGGGCGTCGTGCTCAGCCTGGGGCCGGCGGGTGATCAGACAGGGCCCCTGTCCTGCCTTCAGAGAGCACAGGTTTCCCGAGAAGGGCCGGAAGTTGGGGAGGCCGGAACACAGGTGAGGGGCGGAAGGTGGCTCGGTGGGGGTGTTAGGGGGTCCATGAGGGCGGTAAAGAGAACAGAGGTCCTGCCTGCTTCGGCCCAGCAAGTCCAGGAGGGGGATCCAGGGCAGTGAGGCGGCCGTGTGCGTGCAGCCAGGCTCCTCTGCCATTTGTCACATGTGGCTCCCGCTCCACGTCAAGACTGGCCTTCCAGTCCCCATCCTGGTGTCTTCTTCCAGCCACCGGGAGCAGGAAGTGTAGCACCTCCTCCAAGAATTCCCTCAGCTGGCACACATCCCTTCTGCTCCCGTCCCTTGGGCCGGGTCCCAGGGACATCTGGGCCTGCAGTTGTGGAGGACGCGAGGGCCCACGCTGGGGAGCAGCCCGGGAAAGCCGGGGCCAggtctcctcacccccacccccaccccagcacccacTCTGGGCCTCGGCCCTGCTCCCCAAGGCCATGGAGGGCCCGGGGTGTGGAGGAAGGGGGCGGGCAGTGTGTGGGCCTCCACTCGTGGGGCGGGGACCCCGCACTGCAGCAGGCCCAGAGGACTGAAATTgctgtccccacccacccacccccgggGCCCAGGCCTTCCACAAAAGGACTGACTGCGTTTGCACAGAGGGTGAGGTTCAAGGGTGCTTGTGGAAAGTGGAGCTCGCAGAGAACAGCACGTGGGAGGAGCGGTGGATCGACTTGGGGACACAGGCTGAACTGTAGGCTGGCCAGGGAGAATGTCAGACACCGATCTCAGGAGCTGTTCTTCCAAAGGAGCCAAATTTGGCTGGGTTAGTCAGGGAAGCCGTTTATGCCCAGGGTGTCAGTAAGAAAGACAGCAGAGCACTCGGCCGGCAGGGAGAGGAGTTCAGGGGCAGGGAAGACAGCCAGAGCCTCCGTCCTCCCAGGGTGACTGCGGGCGAGCCCAGGGCTGCGCCCCTGGCCAGCAGTGGGAGGCTGGAGCAGAAGCTGTTGGGGGAGGCCGCCCCACCGCCCCCGAGATGGGACTGCTAACACGATCTGGCCTGGGTGGCCCATGCCCAGAACTGCTGCAGCACATTACCTAAAACGACGAGTCTCCTACCTGGACGTGCAAGGAAACAGCGCATGTGGCCCAGACCCCAGGAAACAAAGGCCACAGAACTGGCAGCGTGTGAGTTAGATTGAGCAGAGGAGACTTGAAAGTGGCCGCCGTAGATACAgtcagaggaaagaaaaccagcttcaaacagggaagggaaagtAGTGAAGGAAGGTGCCGTCACAGCGACGCAACTAATGGAACCAATGAAAAGATCAGAATTAACTGAACCAAGTGGGAATTCTCGAGTTGTGAAATACAGCAACCACGATGCAAGGTTCACTAGAGGGGCTCAACGGTAGCCATGAGCTGGCAGAAGATCCATGATCTTGACCTAGAGACCCACGGATCACACAACGCAAAGACAGTGACGGGAAAGGAGCAAACAGTCTCGGAGAAACAGGGACACCCAAGTGCATCGTCGGAGCCACAGGACggggagggcaggagacagaagggaaagaaTACGCAAAGAAACAGTG harbors:
- the JRK gene encoding jerky protein homolog, whose translation is MASRQAAGRSPGQKRKRVVLTLKEKIDICTRLEKGESRKVLMQEYNVGMSTLYDIKAHKAQLLRFFANSDSNKALEQRRTLHTPKLEHLDRVLYEWFLGKRAEGVPVSGPMLIEKAKDFYEQMRLTEPCVFSGGWLWRFKARHGIKKLDASGEKQAADHRAAEQFCGFFRSLTAEHGLSPEQVYNADETGLLWRCLPTASPEGGTAPGVKQNKDRLTVLMCANATGSHKIKPLVIGKRGGPRAFRGIQHLPVAYKAQGNAWVDKEIFSDWFHHIFVPSVREHFRAVGLPEDGKAILLLDGARARPRESQLVSDNVLTVFLPAGATSSIQPMDQGIRRDFLRNFINPPATLQGRHPRYSMNDAIVSVACAWSAVPRHVFSRAWRKLWPAVTFAEGSSSEEEPERLQTKPHDQTFAHIPELGREAPARPGSRLHRGAAAEGDGLGCEAGEGLAPSAGGPEQVEKDGDEAAWEQAASAFDSVVRFAEGQPCFTAQEVGQLRALRSVFARQRQAKGRRVALRAAVKLEAPQELSPLPCSSAAAED